In Amphiura filiformis chromosome 1, Afil_fr2py, whole genome shotgun sequence, the following are encoded in one genomic region:
- the LOC140151160 gene encoding tRNA (uracil-5-)-methyltransferase homolog A-like isoform X2, which translates to MADSSADLNKNQDVGDEVNTGENSSGNGVEGEVKSPASACQRDETKPQPISQSDEAKPPPISQSEASNVESEPSTSTEDAEVKGESASEPVTDPYHYTKGEEFTSEIFKIEIKNLPRYFGFSQLKKMLVKLQLNPKKLKAMKGRNGNFGFVTFNCEEDKQKALKVLDGYTWKKSVLNAVPAKPVADPMAKSALKRKQEEGPETDAKKRKESDMPAEHRLNDAVTSLWRQTYAEQLKSKHTSMVEFLKFLTRRTKEQIGSKTLMIRNPSWIPEKHGNMCCPLEDIKPSPVVDGYRNKCEFTIGISPSGEEKTVGFRLGSYKGGQISVVEPSNCLHLSNATKNVVKCFQQYIRDVSKLSGFDPVTHHGHWRMLTVRTNSTGDILGIVVMHPHQLTQDEIVKEKQQLSDFFQSGDGKQAAVSSLFLHQQTSSSRDDDSSQQYDLIFGQPHITENILGLSFRISPDAFFQVNSKAAEVLYKTVAEFAEVNETSTVLDICCGTGTIGISLAKQVNKVIGIEVNQQAINDAVFNAEANGLTNVTYSRGKAEEVLPSITNNLKDCKDVIGIVDPPRAGLAFKVLQAIRRCDNLRRLVYVSCNPHNAIVNFIDLCRPTSNKHKGLPFWPVKAVPVDLFPHTKHCELIILFERELKSTATAPDVPTPSNS; encoded by the exons AAATCGCCAGCCTCAGCCTGTCAACGTGATGAAACGAAACCACAACCAATCTCTCAAAGTGATGAAGCGAAACCACCACCAATCTCTCAAAGTGAAGCATCTAATGTGGAGAGTGAACCATCAACATCTACTGAGGACGCTGAGGTCAAAGGTGAATCTGCCAGTGAACCAGTCACAGATCCATATCATTACACCAAGGGAGAAGAATTCACATCGGAAATTTTTAAGATTGAAATTAAAAATCTTCCCCGATACTTTGGATTCAGT CAATTGAAGAAAATGCTTGTTAAGCTGCAGTTGAACCCAAAGAAGTTGAAGGCAATGAAGGGAAGAAATGGAAACTTTGGGTTTGTTACTTTCAA CTGTGAGGAGGACAAACAAAAAGCCTTGAAAGTATTGGATGGATATACATGGAAAAAGAGTGTGCTGAATGCAGTG CCAGCCAAACCAGTAGCAGATCCCATGGCAAAGAGTGCATTGAAAAGGAAGCAAGAAGAAGGGCCAGAGACTGATGCTAAGAAACGCAAAGAATCAGACATGCCAGCAGAACATAG ATTGAACGATGCAGTAACATCGCTATGGCGACAGACCTATGCAGAACAACTAAAGAGCAAGCATACTAGCATGGTTGAATTCCTCAAATTCCTCACCAGAAGAACAAAAGAACAAATTGGATCTAAGACATTGATGATAAGGAATCCATCTTGGATACC GGAAAAGCATGGTAATATGTGTTGTCCACTAGAAGATATCAAGCCATCG CCTGTGGTTGATGGATATCGTAATAAATGTGAGTTCACCATTGGAATCAGCCCAAGTGGAGAAG AGAAAACAGTTGGCTTTAGGTTAGGCAGTTATAAGG GAGGTCAGATATCAGTGGTTGAACCATCCAACTGTCTACATTTATCCAATGCTACCAAGAATGTAGTCAAGTGTTTTCAGCAATACATCCGAGACGTGTCCAAGTTGTCAGGATTTGATCCTGTCACACACCATGGACATTGGCGTATGCTGACTGTGAGAACCAATAGCACGGGTGATATACTGGGCATTGTTGTCATGCATCCACATCAGTTAACACAA GATGAAATAGTGAAAGAGAAACAACAGTTGAGTGATTTCTTCCAATCAGGAGATGGTAAACAAGCAGCAGTGTCCTCTTTATTTCTACATCAACAGACGTCATCATCAAG AGATGATGATTCAAGTCAGCAGTATGATCTCATCTTTGGTCAGCCTCATATTACTGAAAACATTCTGGGACTCTCATTCAGAATATCTCCAGATGCATTCTTTCAAG TTAACAGTAAAGCAGCAGAGGTTCTCTACAAGACTGTAGCAGAATTTGCTGAAGTCAATGAGACGAGTACAGTGTTAGACATCTGCTGTGGTACAGGAACCATAGGAATATCTCTGGCAAAG CAAGTGAATAAAGTGATTGGCATAGAGGTAAACCAGCAAGCCATTAATGATGCCGTCTTCAATGCAGAGGCTAATG GTTTAACAAATGTGACTTACTCCCGTGGGAAAGCAGAGGAGGTGTTGCCAAGCATAACTAATAACTTGAAAGATTGTAAAGATGTGATAGGCATAGTGGATCCACCCAGGGCAGGATTAG CTTTTAAGGTGTTGCAGGCAATCAGGAGATGTGATAATTTAAGGAGATTGGTATATGTGTCCTGCAACCCACACAATGCCATTGTCAACTTTATTGA TTTGTGCAGGCCAACATCCAACAAACACAAAGGTTTACCATTCTGGCCCGTGAAGGCAGTACCAGTTGATTTATTTCCACACACAAAGCATTGTGAACTCATCATCTTGTTTGAGAGGGAGTTAAAATCAACAGCAACAGCACCTGATGTTCCCACTCCATCTAATAGTTGA
- the LOC140151160 gene encoding tRNA (uracil-5-)-methyltransferase homolog A-like isoform X1 → MADSSADLNKNQDVGDEVNTGENSSGNGVEGEVKSPASACQRDETKPQPISQSDEAKPPPISQSEASNVESEPSTSTEDAEVKGESASEPVTDPYHYTKGEEFTSEIFKIEIKNLPRYFGFSQLKKMLVKLQLNPKKLKAMKGRNGNFGFVTFNCEEDKQKALKVLDGYTWKKSVLNAVPAKPVADPMAKSALKRKQEEGPETDAKKRKESDMPAEHRLNDAVTSLWRQTYAEQLKSKHTSMVEFLKFLTRRTKEQIGSKTLMIRNPSWIPEKHGNMCCPLEDIKPSPVVDGYRNKCEFTIGISPSGEEKTVGFRLGSYKGGQISVVEPSNCLHLSNATKNVVKCFQQYIRDVSKLSGFDPVTHHGHWRMLTVRTNSTGDILGIVVMHPHQLTQDEIVKEKQQLSDFFQSGDGKQAAVSSLFLHQQTSSSSRDDDSSQQYDLIFGQPHITENILGLSFRISPDAFFQVNSKAAEVLYKTVAEFAEVNETSTVLDICCGTGTIGISLAKQVNKVIGIEVNQQAINDAVFNAEANGLTNVTYSRGKAEEVLPSITNNLKDCKDVIGIVDPPRAGLAFKVLQAIRRCDNLRRLVYVSCNPHNAIVNFIDLCRPTSNKHKGLPFWPVKAVPVDLFPHTKHCELIILFERELKSTATAPDVPTPSNS, encoded by the exons AAATCGCCAGCCTCAGCCTGTCAACGTGATGAAACGAAACCACAACCAATCTCTCAAAGTGATGAAGCGAAACCACCACCAATCTCTCAAAGTGAAGCATCTAATGTGGAGAGTGAACCATCAACATCTACTGAGGACGCTGAGGTCAAAGGTGAATCTGCCAGTGAACCAGTCACAGATCCATATCATTACACCAAGGGAGAAGAATTCACATCGGAAATTTTTAAGATTGAAATTAAAAATCTTCCCCGATACTTTGGATTCAGT CAATTGAAGAAAATGCTTGTTAAGCTGCAGTTGAACCCAAAGAAGTTGAAGGCAATGAAGGGAAGAAATGGAAACTTTGGGTTTGTTACTTTCAA CTGTGAGGAGGACAAACAAAAAGCCTTGAAAGTATTGGATGGATATACATGGAAAAAGAGTGTGCTGAATGCAGTG CCAGCCAAACCAGTAGCAGATCCCATGGCAAAGAGTGCATTGAAAAGGAAGCAAGAAGAAGGGCCAGAGACTGATGCTAAGAAACGCAAAGAATCAGACATGCCAGCAGAACATAG ATTGAACGATGCAGTAACATCGCTATGGCGACAGACCTATGCAGAACAACTAAAGAGCAAGCATACTAGCATGGTTGAATTCCTCAAATTCCTCACCAGAAGAACAAAAGAACAAATTGGATCTAAGACATTGATGATAAGGAATCCATCTTGGATACC GGAAAAGCATGGTAATATGTGTTGTCCACTAGAAGATATCAAGCCATCG CCTGTGGTTGATGGATATCGTAATAAATGTGAGTTCACCATTGGAATCAGCCCAAGTGGAGAAG AGAAAACAGTTGGCTTTAGGTTAGGCAGTTATAAGG GAGGTCAGATATCAGTGGTTGAACCATCCAACTGTCTACATTTATCCAATGCTACCAAGAATGTAGTCAAGTGTTTTCAGCAATACATCCGAGACGTGTCCAAGTTGTCAGGATTTGATCCTGTCACACACCATGGACATTGGCGTATGCTGACTGTGAGAACCAATAGCACGGGTGATATACTGGGCATTGTTGTCATGCATCCACATCAGTTAACACAA GATGAAATAGTGAAAGAGAAACAACAGTTGAGTGATTTCTTCCAATCAGGAGATGGTAAACAAGCAGCAGTGTCCTCTTTATTTCTACATCAACAGACGTCATCATCAAG TAGAGATGATGATTCAAGTCAGCAGTATGATCTCATCTTTGGTCAGCCTCATATTACTGAAAACATTCTGGGACTCTCATTCAGAATATCTCCAGATGCATTCTTTCAAG TTAACAGTAAAGCAGCAGAGGTTCTCTACAAGACTGTAGCAGAATTTGCTGAAGTCAATGAGACGAGTACAGTGTTAGACATCTGCTGTGGTACAGGAACCATAGGAATATCTCTGGCAAAG CAAGTGAATAAAGTGATTGGCATAGAGGTAAACCAGCAAGCCATTAATGATGCCGTCTTCAATGCAGAGGCTAATG GTTTAACAAATGTGACTTACTCCCGTGGGAAAGCAGAGGAGGTGTTGCCAAGCATAACTAATAACTTGAAAGATTGTAAAGATGTGATAGGCATAGTGGATCCACCCAGGGCAGGATTAG CTTTTAAGGTGTTGCAGGCAATCAGGAGATGTGATAATTTAAGGAGATTGGTATATGTGTCCTGCAACCCACACAATGCCATTGTCAACTTTATTGA TTTGTGCAGGCCAACATCCAACAAACACAAAGGTTTACCATTCTGGCCCGTGAAGGCAGTACCAGTTGATTTATTTCCACACACAAAGCATTGTGAACTCATCATCTTGTTTGAGAGGGAGTTAAAATCAACAGCAACAGCACCTGATGTTCCCACTCCATCTAATAGTTGA